In the Streptomyces fradiae ATCC 10745 = DSM 40063 genome, one interval contains:
- a CDS encoding collagenase, protein MRKPLVRRRLGAALPLALAVTLGAGLLAEPAGARTGPAAPVARVAAADGGGEHTGPPPVAQSPTAETGHVGRGRLKPSQIPPLAADKDALKESYGEHGRPPVPADSPDTASGKRTGKAATADAAAACDVSDFTSRTGSALVQQIKASTPDCVNTLFNVTGGDAYHAFREAQMATVAYALRDTAAYYPGDGSTGMPQLVLYLRAGYYVQYYNPGTVGSYGSTLRTAIRAGLDTFFAHPRSRDVTDGNGESLAEAVILIDSAEENARYISVVKRLLAEYDSSWNTSRHMLAAVNNVYTVTFRGHQVPAFVTAVQADPSLLDSLHSFASRHLALLGTEHSYLTSNAGRELGRFLQHSALRAKVRPLAAGLLNASSIKGATAPLWVGVAEMTDFYDKANCAYFGTCDLQRQLADAVLPVRHSCSAGITVRAQQMTSGELSTSCASLLGQDAYFHNLVRDSGPVAGDRNSTIEVVVFDSSADYQTYAGAMYGIDTNNGGMYLEGDPAAAGNQPRFIAYEAEWLRPAFQIWNLNHEYTHYLDGRYNMHGDFGSNITTPTVWWIEGFAEYVSYSYRGVPYTQAMTEAGRRTYALSTLFDTTYSHDTTRVYRWGYLAARYMLENHRADVDTVLGHYRTGDWNAARAHLTRTIGTRYDSDWYTWLAGCAAGDCGGGTNPPGNQPPTAAFTTSVQDLSVRFTDQSTDPDGTVAARSWNFGDGTTSTATSPAKTYAAAGTYTVKLTVTDDKGATATATRTVTVSAGGGTVAECTGADPRELGRNCQRSGQTATTGNYAYLYLYIPAGTTRLTIATSGGTGDADLYYSSTGWPGTGSHTHRATGAGNSHTLTVDNPPAGAHYISLHAVSGFGGVTVSTRY, encoded by the coding sequence GTGAGAAAGCCACTTGTCCGACGGCGTCTGGGCGCGGCGCTGCCGCTGGCCCTGGCCGTCACGCTGGGCGCGGGCCTGCTGGCCGAGCCGGCCGGCGCCCGCACCGGGCCCGCGGCGCCCGTCGCCCGCGTCGCCGCCGCCGACGGCGGCGGCGAGCACACCGGTCCCCCGCCGGTGGCCCAGTCCCCCACCGCCGAGACCGGGCACGTCGGCAGGGGGCGCCTGAAGCCGTCCCAGATCCCGCCGCTCGCGGCGGACAAGGACGCGCTCAAGGAGTCCTACGGGGAGCACGGCAGGCCGCCGGTCCCCGCCGACTCACCCGACACCGCGAGCGGCAAGCGGACCGGCAAGGCCGCCACCGCGGACGCCGCCGCCGCGTGCGACGTCTCCGACTTCACCTCCCGCACCGGCAGCGCCCTGGTGCAGCAGATCAAGGCGTCCACGCCCGACTGCGTCAACACCCTGTTCAACGTGACCGGGGGCGACGCCTACCACGCCTTCCGCGAAGCGCAGATGGCCACCGTCGCCTACGCCCTGCGCGACACCGCGGCGTACTACCCCGGCGACGGCAGCACGGGCATGCCGCAGCTCGTGCTCTACCTGCGCGCCGGCTACTACGTGCAGTACTACAACCCCGGCACGGTGGGCTCCTACGGCAGCACCCTGCGGACCGCCATCCGGGCGGGGCTGGACACCTTCTTCGCGCACCCGCGCTCCCGCGACGTCACCGACGGGAACGGCGAGTCGCTCGCCGAGGCCGTCATCCTCATCGACAGCGCCGAGGAGAACGCCCGCTACATATCCGTCGTCAAGCGGCTGCTGGCGGAGTACGACTCCTCCTGGAACACCTCGCGCCACATGCTCGCCGCGGTCAACAACGTCTACACGGTGACCTTCCGCGGCCACCAGGTGCCCGCCTTCGTGACGGCGGTCCAGGCGGACCCCAGCCTGCTCGACTCCCTCCACTCCTTCGCCTCCCGTCACCTGGCGCTCCTGGGGACCGAGCACTCCTACCTCACGTCCAACGCCGGCCGTGAACTCGGCCGGTTCCTCCAGCACTCCGCGCTGCGCGCCAAGGTCCGCCCGCTGGCGGCCGGCCTTCTGAACGCCAGCTCGATCAAGGGAGCCACCGCCCCCCTCTGGGTCGGCGTGGCCGAGATGACCGACTTCTACGACAAGGCGAACTGCGCCTACTTCGGCACCTGCGACCTCCAGCGGCAGCTCGCGGACGCCGTGCTGCCGGTACGGCACTCCTGCAGCGCCGGCATCACCGTCCGGGCCCAGCAGATGACCTCGGGCGAGCTGTCCACGAGCTGCGCCAGCCTCCTCGGCCAGGACGCGTACTTCCACAACCTGGTGCGGGACAGCGGCCCCGTCGCGGGCGACCGCAACTCGACGATCGAGGTCGTGGTCTTCGACTCCAGCGCCGACTACCAGACCTACGCCGGCGCCATGTACGGGATCGACACCAACAACGGCGGCATGTACCTGGAGGGCGACCCGGCGGCGGCGGGCAACCAGCCCCGCTTCATCGCCTACGAGGCCGAGTGGCTGCGTCCGGCCTTCCAGATCTGGAACCTGAACCACGAGTACACGCACTACCTCGACGGCCGCTACAACATGCACGGCGACTTCGGCTCCAACATCACCACGCCGACCGTCTGGTGGATCGAGGGCTTCGCCGAGTACGTCTCCTACTCCTACCGCGGTGTCCCCTACACCCAGGCGATGACCGAGGCCGGCCGGCGCACGTACGCGCTGAGCACCCTCTTCGACACCACGTACAGCCATGACACGACCCGCGTCTACCGCTGGGGCTACCTCGCCGCGCGGTACATGCTGGAGAACCACCGCGCCGACGTGGACACGGTCCTGGGCCACTACCGCACCGGCGACTGGAACGCCGCGCGCGCCCATCTGACCCGCACCATCGGCACCCGCTACGACAGCGACTGGTACACCTGGCTGGCCGGCTGCGCGGCCGGCGACTGCGGCGGCGGCACCAACCCGCCCGGCAACCAGCCCCCCACGGCGGCGTTCACCACCTCCGTGCAGGACCTGTCCGTCCGCTTCACCGACCAGTCCACCGACCCCGACGGCACCGTCGCCGCCAGGTCCTGGAACTTCGGCGACGGCACCACCTCCACCGCCACCAGCCCCGCCAAGACGTACGCGGCGGCCGGCACCTACACGGTGAAGCTGACCGTCACCGACGACAAGGGCGCCACCGCCACCGCCACGAGGACGGTCACCGTCAGCGCCGGCGGAGGCACCGTCGCCGAGTGCACCGGGGCCGACCCCCGGGAGCTGGGCCGGAACTGCCAGCGCAGCGGCCAGACCGCCACCACCGGGAACTACGCCTACCTGTACCTCTACATCCCGGCGGGCACCACCCGGCTCACGATCGCCACCTCCGGCGGCACGGGTGACGCGGACCTGTACTACAGCTCCACCGGCTGGCCGGGCACCGGCAGCCACACCCACCGGGCCACGGGTGCCGGCAACAGCCACACCCTCACCGTCGACAACCCTCCGGCGGGCGCGCACTACATCAGCCTGCACGCCGTGAGCGGCTTCGGCGGGGTCACCGTCAGCACCCGCTACTGA
- a CDS encoding Acg family FMN-binding oxidoreductase, with product MTAPTPDTASLTSWVGDAVLAPSVHNAQPWLFRYERASGTLTLRADPARTMPHADPSGRGLHLGCGAALFNLRVAAADEGWEARVAARPDPADPALLARVSFVPGPDRDTLADLRPAVPRRHTSREPFGDEPVEEALLDGLRGAALAEGARLDFADDWRVRELLSALWDAGHAEELAPEVRAEIARWTAGVDDTATEGIPSYALGPRRYDGRAPVRDFPGAQRERDTAAVYESRPCLAVLGTHRDRPEDWLLAGQAMQRVLLQATLDGLSTSLSSQALEWPELRWLVRDPRSETAYPQIVIRVGYGPEIPATPRRPVDAVLTVE from the coding sequence ATGACCGCCCCTACGCCGGACACGGCGTCGCTGACGTCCTGGGTGGGCGACGCCGTGCTGGCGCCGTCCGTCCACAACGCCCAGCCGTGGCTGTTCCGCTACGAGCGGGCGAGCGGGACGCTGACGCTGCGGGCGGACCCGGCCCGGACCATGCCGCACGCCGACCCGTCCGGGCGCGGACTCCACCTCGGGTGCGGGGCCGCCCTGTTCAACCTGCGGGTCGCGGCGGCCGACGAGGGGTGGGAGGCGCGCGTCGCGGCGCGGCCCGACCCGGCGGACCCGGCCCTGCTGGCCCGGGTCTCCTTCGTACCGGGGCCCGACCGGGACACCCTCGCCGACCTGCGGCCCGCGGTCCCCCGGCGGCACACCAGCCGGGAGCCGTTCGGCGACGAGCCCGTGGAGGAGGCGCTGCTCGACGGGTTGCGCGGCGCCGCCCTGGCCGAGGGGGCGCGTCTGGACTTCGCCGACGACTGGCGGGTGCGGGAGCTGCTGTCCGCGCTGTGGGACGCCGGGCACGCGGAGGAGCTGGCGCCCGAGGTGCGCGCGGAGATCGCCCGGTGGACGGCCGGCGTGGACGACACGGCGACGGAGGGCATCCCGTCGTACGCGCTCGGGCCCCGCCGCTACGACGGCCGCGCGCCCGTACGGGACTTCCCCGGCGCGCAGCGGGAGCGGGACACCGCGGCGGTGTACGAGTCGCGGCCCTGCCTCGCCGTCCTGGGCACGCACCGCGACCGGCCGGAGGACTGGCTGCTCGCGGGGCAGGCCATGCAGCGCGTGCTGCTCCAGGCGACGCTCGACGGGCTGTCCACCTCGCTCAGCTCGCAGGCGCTGGAGTGGCCGGAGCTGCGCTGGCTGGTGCGGGACCCCCGCTCGGAGACGGCCTACCCGCAGATCGTCATCCGCGTCGGCTACGGCCCCGAGATCCCGGCCACGCCCCGCAGGCCGGTCGACGCGGTGCTCACCGTCGAGTAG
- a CDS encoding GntR family transcriptional regulator yields MTHLRPQAISVQAHLRDQVAGALRAALIAGDLRPGAVYSAPALAAELGVSATPVREAMLDLAREGLVEAVRNKGFRVTEMTERDLDEFTEIRALIEVPTVGRVTASATAGQLESLRPLALRIVTAAREHDVLAYLEADHRFHLELLALAGNRHLVDVVADLRTRSRLFGLGSLNEAGRLVASAREHVELLDLMAAGRVLEAEECMRRHLAHVRTLWADGRAGAPADGTADGAGAAPAGARDAALGLGGR; encoded by the coding sequence ATGACCCATCTGAGACCGCAGGCGATCTCCGTCCAGGCCCATCTGCGCGACCAGGTCGCCGGCGCGCTCCGGGCCGCCCTCATCGCGGGCGACCTGCGTCCGGGCGCCGTCTACTCCGCCCCCGCCCTGGCGGCGGAGCTCGGCGTCTCCGCCACGCCGGTGCGCGAGGCCATGCTGGACCTGGCACGGGAGGGGCTGGTCGAAGCGGTGCGCAACAAGGGTTTCCGCGTCACCGAGATGACCGAGCGGGACCTCGACGAGTTCACCGAGATCCGCGCCCTGATCGAGGTCCCCACCGTGGGGCGCGTCACCGCGTCGGCGACCGCCGGGCAGCTGGAGTCGCTGCGCCCGCTGGCGCTGCGGATCGTCACGGCGGCCCGGGAGCACGACGTCCTCGCGTACCTCGAAGCCGACCACCGCTTCCACCTCGAACTGCTGGCCCTGGCGGGCAACCGCCATCTCGTGGACGTGGTGGCCGACCTGCGCACGCGCTCGCGCCTGTTCGGGCTGGGCAGCCTCAACGAGGCGGGGCGGCTGGTCGCCTCCGCCCGGGAGCACGTCGAGCTGCTCGACCTGATGGCGGCCGGCCGGGTCCTCGAGGCCGAGGAGTGCATGCGCCGCCATCTCGCGCACGTGCGCACCCTCTGGGCGGACGGCCGGGCGGGCGCACCGGCGGACGGCACCGCGGACGGCGCGGGGGCCGCTCCGGCGGGCGCCCGGGACGCGGCCCTGGGGCTCGGCGGCCGGTAG
- a CDS encoding aminopeptidase P family protein: protein MTEQNGAHRTAAATGAARGGGTATEAGTATGAEAGTATGAGAEAGTSTGAEAGTATGTATEAGTHTAAGIGARTVPAAEGGPFRGGWADTRRAVPPLAGAPYAAKRRSALSERFPGERVVIPSGGLKARSNDFDYPFRPHSAFVHLTAELGTRAVPDSVLVFEPTGTGHAVTLFTRPRSPRDGGPRGTEFHSDRRYGEFWTGRRRTLAETSDELGVEAAGRDGLERALRGGVPTRVLRGVDARVDAAVPPRPRADAELETFLSESRLVKDVWETEQLRSAVEWTVAGFHDVAGELRHAARLARGERWIEGTFNRRARLGGYGLGFETIAAAGAHACVLHWTRNDGPVRDGDLLLLDAGVEADSFHTADVTRTLPVGGRFTDVQRRVYDLVHAAQSAGIAALRPGARFGDFHDAAMRVIAEGLDAWGLRPYGATAATAEADLYRRYTVCGSGHMLGLDCHDCAGARREAYGDGVLEPGHVLTVEPGLYFQPDDLTVPEELRGIGVRIEDDFLVTADGAECLSAGLPRGADEVEAWLAALR from the coding sequence ATGACGGAGCAGAACGGCGCTCACCGCACGGCCGCGGCCACAGGAGCGGCCCGGGGCGGAGGCACGGCCACGGAAGCGGGCACGGCCACGGGCGCGGAGGCAGGCACGGCCACGGGCGCGGGCGCGGAGGCAGGCACGAGCACGGGCGCGGAGGCGGGCACGGCCACGGGCACGGCCACGGAGGCGGGCACGCACACGGCCGCGGGCATCGGCGCGCGGACGGTACCCGCGGCGGAGGGCGGCCCCTTCCGCGGCGGGTGGGCGGACACCCGCCGCGCGGTGCCGCCCCTGGCGGGGGCGCCGTACGCGGCGAAGCGGCGCTCGGCGCTGTCCGAGCGCTTCCCCGGTGAACGGGTGGTGATCCCGTCGGGCGGCCTGAAGGCCAGGAGCAACGACTTCGACTACCCGTTCCGGCCGCACTCCGCCTTCGTCCACCTCACCGCCGAGCTGGGGACCCGGGCAGTGCCCGACAGCGTCCTCGTCTTCGAGCCCACCGGGACCGGGCACGCGGTGACCCTGTTCACCCGGCCGCGGTCACCGCGCGACGGCGGCCCCCGCGGAACCGAGTTCCACAGCGACCGGCGGTACGGGGAGTTCTGGACCGGCAGGCGCCGGACGCTCGCCGAGACCTCGGACGAGCTCGGCGTCGAGGCCGCCGGGCGGGACGGCCTGGAGCGGGCCCTTCGCGGGGGCGTCCCGACCCGTGTGCTGCGCGGTGTGGACGCGCGCGTCGACGCGGCGGTGCCGCCCCGCCCGCGGGCCGACGCCGAGCTGGAGACCTTCCTGTCGGAGTCGCGGCTGGTCAAGGACGTCTGGGAGACGGAGCAGTTGCGCTCGGCCGTGGAGTGGACGGTCGCCGGCTTCCACGACGTCGCCGGGGAGCTGCGCCACGCCGCGCGCCTCGCACGCGGGGAGCGCTGGATCGAGGGGACCTTCAACCGGCGGGCCCGGCTCGGCGGGTACGGGCTGGGCTTCGAGACCATCGCGGCGGCCGGGGCGCACGCCTGCGTCCTGCACTGGACGCGCAACGACGGCCCGGTGCGGGACGGGGACCTGCTCCTGCTGGACGCGGGTGTCGAGGCCGACTCCTTCCACACCGCGGACGTCACCCGGACGCTGCCGGTCGGCGGCCGGTTCACCGACGTCCAGCGCCGGGTGTACGACCTGGTGCACGCCGCGCAGTCGGCGGGGATCGCCGCCCTGCGGCCCGGAGCGCGGTTCGGCGACTTCCACGACGCGGCGATGCGGGTCATCGCCGAGGGGCTCGACGCGTGGGGGCTGCGGCCGTACGGCGCGACGGCCGCGACCGCCGAGGCGGACCTGTACCGCCGTTACACCGTGTGCGGCTCGGGCCACATGCTGGGCCTGGACTGCCACGACTGCGCGGGTGCCCGCCGGGAGGCCTACGGGGACGGCGTGCTCGAACCGGGCCACGTCCTGACCGTGGAGCCCGGACTGTACTTCCAGCCGGACGACCTGACGGTGCCGGAGGAACTGCGCGGCATCGGCGTGCGGATCGAGGACGACTTCCTCGTCACGGCCGACGGGGCCGAGTGCCTGTCGGCGGGACTGCCGCGCGGGGCCGACGAGGTCGAGGCGTGGCTGGCGGCCCTGCGCTGA
- a CDS encoding polyamine aminopropyltransferase, with translation MSTTVPQHSSPDHSPPDRPAPDHSPRDHAAPDHAAPVDAAPDHSAPSAATARSATAVPSDTAGQAPRGLRKDAQARTGAAAPAGAPGGGGRDAAAPAPPRPGHPRGTRALLLLAVFVCAACGLVYELALTALGSYLIGNSVMQTSVVISVMVFAMGIGSLAAKPLQRRAVGAFALVELVLGLVGGLSVLLLYVAFSWLRVYMPAMVVACFVVGLLIGAEIPLLMTLLQRIRRQEAGSAVADMFAADYVGALIGGLCFPLLLLPAFGQLRGALVVGAVNAVAGGGVVLWIFRRETRRIVRAGLLGGVAAVLAVLGTVYALADDIEVTARQKLYRDPIVHAETTPYQDIVVTRATAFTGTPDTRLFLNGDLQFSSVDEYRYHESLVHPALAGKRSSVLILGGGDALALREVLRYEDVEEVTLVDLDPAMTRLARTFRPLVDLNEHALADPRVTAVNADAFSWLRDAGDRYDAVVIDFPDPDTAALAKLYSVEFYHLLAQVLKPDSRVVVQAGSPFFAPKSYWSIAETVREAGYATTAYQVDVPSFGNWGFVLASPGREGGAPALRLAPGAPRLRFLDDAVLRAAAVFPVDRRPQDVRASTLMDPVILEYARHEWRDY, from the coding sequence ATGAGCACCACCGTCCCGCAGCACTCCTCCCCGGACCACTCCCCTCCGGACCGCCCGGCGCCGGACCACTCCCCTCGGGACCACGCGGCGCCGGACCACGCGGCGCCGGTGGACGCCGCGCCGGACCACTCCGCGCCGTCCGCCGCCACCGCCCGGTCCGCCACCGCCGTCCCGTCCGACACCGCCGGGCAGGCCCCGCGGGGCCTCCGTAAGGACGCCCAGGCCCGCACGGGGGCCGCCGCACCCGCGGGCGCACCCGGGGGCGGCGGGCGGGATGCCGCCGCGCCGGCTCCCCCGCGCCCCGGCCATCCGCGCGGGACCCGGGCGCTGCTGCTGCTCGCGGTGTTCGTCTGCGCCGCTTGCGGCCTCGTCTACGAGCTGGCGCTGACCGCGCTCGGCAGCTACCTCATCGGCAACTCCGTGATGCAGACCTCCGTGGTCATCTCCGTCATGGTCTTCGCGATGGGCATCGGCTCCCTGGCCGCCAAGCCCCTCCAGCGCCGGGCCGTGGGCGCGTTCGCGCTGGTGGAGCTGGTTCTCGGGCTCGTGGGCGGGTTGTCGGTACTCCTGCTGTACGTGGCGTTCTCCTGGCTGCGGGTCTACATGCCCGCGATGGTGGTCGCCTGCTTCGTCGTGGGCCTGCTGATCGGCGCCGAGATCCCGCTGCTGATGACGCTGCTCCAGCGGATCAGGCGGCAGGAGGCGGGCAGCGCCGTCGCGGACATGTTCGCGGCGGACTACGTCGGCGCGCTCATCGGCGGGCTGTGCTTCCCGCTGCTGCTCCTGCCCGCTTTCGGGCAGCTGAGGGGCGCCCTGGTGGTGGGCGCCGTCAACGCCGTCGCCGGGGGCGGCGTCGTCCTGTGGATCTTCCGCCGGGAGACCAGGCGGATCGTCCGCGCCGGGCTGCTCGGCGGTGTCGCGGCGGTCCTCGCGGTGCTGGGCACGGTGTACGCGCTGGCCGACGACATCGAGGTGACGGCGCGCCAGAAGCTGTACCGGGACCCCATCGTCCACGCCGAGACCACCCCGTACCAGGACATCGTCGTCACCCGCGCCACCGCCTTCACCGGCACGCCCGACACACGGCTGTTCCTCAACGGGGACCTGCAGTTCTCCTCCGTGGACGAGTACCGCTACCACGAGTCGCTGGTCCACCCGGCGCTCGCCGGGAAGCGGTCGTCGGTGCTGATCCTGGGCGGCGGCGACGCGCTGGCGCTGCGGGAGGTGCTGCGCTACGAGGACGTGGAGGAGGTCACGCTGGTCGACCTGGACCCGGCGATGACCCGGCTCGCCCGCACCTTCCGCCCGCTGGTCGACCTCAACGAGCACGCCCTGGCCGACCCCCGGGTCACGGCCGTCAACGCCGACGCCTTCTCCTGGCTGCGGGACGCGGGCGACCGCTACGACGCGGTCGTCATCGACTTCCCCGACCCGGACACGGCCGCCCTGGCGAAGCTGTACAGCGTCGAGTTCTACCACCTGCTCGCGCAGGTCCTGAAGCCGGACAGCCGGGTCGTGGTGCAGGCCGGGTCGCCGTTCTTCGCACCGAAGTCGTACTGGTCGATCGCCGAGACGGTGCGGGAGGCGGGGTACGCCACGACCGCCTACCAGGTCGACGTCCCGAGCTTCGGGAACTGGGGCTTCGTCCTCGCCTCGCCCGGCCGGGAGGGGGGCGCCCCGGCGCTGCGCCTGGCCCCCGGCGCGCCGCGGCTGCGCTTCCTGGACGACGCGGTCCTGCGGGCCGCAGCGGTCTTCCCGGTGGACCGCCGCCCGCAGGACGTGCGCGCCAGCACCCTCATGGACCCGGTGATCCTGGAGTACGCCCGCCACGAGTGGCGCGACTACTGA
- a CDS encoding aminopeptidase P family protein: protein MPAETDENQQRKNGLYGRVSAELAENMKRGWADTERHDLQPIAQAAYTALRRAELSARFPGELLVVPAGVPKVRANDTAYPFRPSSDYVYLTGDQSPNAVLVLEPREPGEAGGPGEPAGHRATAFVLPRSDRESGEFWLDYHGELWDGPRNSLAENARLLGLACDDVRAFAGRLAAATGPVRLLRGHDPEVDAALAGRTAAGRDDEFRTVLSEMRLVKDEFEIADLRFACAATALGFEDVVRTLAGAGPTPERLIEGTFFTRARVEGNDVGYASICAAGPHATTLHWVRNDGEARPGDLLLLDAGVETRNLYTADITRTLPVDGRFTPVQRRVYEAVYAAQEAGIAAVKPGAAYRDFHDAAQRVLAEHLAAWGLLGDRTAEEAVALGLQRRWTLAGTGHMLGLDVHDCAKARTGMYVDGTLEPGMVLTVEPGLYFQSDDLTVPEEYRGIGVRIEDDILVTEEGNENLSAALPREAGEVEAWMARLRG, encoded by the coding sequence GTGCCCGCGGAGACGGACGAGAACCAGCAGCGCAAGAACGGCCTGTACGGGCGGGTGAGCGCCGAACTCGCCGAGAACATGAAGCGGGGATGGGCCGACACCGAGCGCCACGACCTGCAACCGATCGCGCAGGCGGCGTACACCGCGCTCCGCCGGGCGGAGCTGTCCGCCCGCTTCCCCGGTGAGCTGCTGGTCGTCCCGGCCGGTGTCCCGAAGGTCCGCGCCAACGACACGGCCTACCCCTTCAGGCCCTCCTCCGACTACGTCTACCTGACCGGCGACCAGTCCCCCAACGCCGTACTGGTGCTGGAGCCCCGCGAGCCCGGTGAGGCCGGCGGACCCGGCGAGCCCGCGGGCCATCGGGCGACCGCCTTCGTGCTCCCGCGCTCCGACCGCGAGAGCGGCGAGTTCTGGCTGGACTACCACGGCGAGCTGTGGGACGGCCCCCGCAACAGCCTCGCGGAGAACGCGCGGCTGCTCGGCCTGGCCTGCGACGACGTCCGCGCGTTCGCCGGCCGGCTCGCCGCGGCCACCGGCCCGGTCCGGCTGCTGCGCGGCCACGACCCGGAGGTCGACGCGGCGCTCGCGGGCCGGACGGCGGCCGGACGGGACGACGAGTTCCGTACGGTCCTCTCCGAGATGCGCCTGGTCAAGGACGAGTTCGAGATCGCCGACCTCCGGTTCGCCTGCGCGGCCACCGCCCTCGGCTTCGAGGACGTCGTCCGCACCCTCGCGGGGGCCGGGCCGACCCCCGAGCGCCTCATCGAGGGCACCTTCTTCACGCGCGCGCGGGTCGAGGGCAACGACGTCGGCTACGCGTCCATCTGCGCGGCGGGGCCCCACGCCACGACCCTGCACTGGGTCCGCAACGACGGCGAGGCCCGCCCCGGCGACCTCCTGCTGCTGGACGCCGGGGTGGAGACCCGCAACCTCTACACGGCCGACATCACCCGCACCCTGCCCGTCGACGGCCGCTTCACCCCGGTCCAGCGCCGGGTCTACGAGGCGGTGTACGCGGCGCAGGAGGCCGGCATCGCCGCGGTCAAGCCGGGCGCGGCGTACCGGGACTTCCACGACGCCGCCCAGCGGGTGCTGGCCGAGCACCTGGCGGCCTGGGGGCTGCTGGGGGACCGGACGGCGGAGGAGGCGGTGGCCCTGGGGCTGCAGCGCCGCTGGACCCTGGCCGGCACCGGCCACATGCTCGGCCTGGACGTCCACGACTGCGCCAAGGCACGGACCGGGATGTACGTGGACGGCACGCTGGAGCCGGGGATGGTGCTCACCGTCGAGCCGGGCCTCTACTTCCAGTCCGACGACCTGACCGTCCCCGAGGAGTACCGCGGCATCGGGGTGCGGATCGAGGACGACATCCTCGTCACCGAGGAGGGCAACGAGAACCTGTCGGCCGCCCTGCCCCGCGAGGCCGGCGAGGTGGAGGCCTGGATGGCCCGCCTGCGCGGCTGA
- a CDS encoding LysR family transcriptional regulator, whose translation MELELRHLRVLCAIADSGSVGRAAVALGFTQPALSTQLRRIERLLGEGLFVRSSAGVELTAYGAEVVSQAREILSRADALGRRPAGGAPAASGALRLGVTNTPVVPTLLDALRDACPDLAVSVSSVYATGELLALLEAGELDAALGIDYPGLPVRHSTALAHRAVNTVPIFVAIHAGHPLAHRVEVPLEELSQDTWFVASDDGVGWPGAFYDACRAAGFTPAATHEFHVLDQLQSMIARGLGVTAVQPTVRPADGVLVKPLAGDPLWQRLLLLWRRDRVAPPVAEALHHHAVRTYRTLLAQAPHLQKWVTRAYTPAHPQAAVRAGRDRPPAARPSADGPSADGPSADGAAVARPGPSGAEGPAPLRADGGTTRR comes from the coding sequence ATGGAACTGGAGCTGCGCCACCTCCGGGTGCTGTGCGCGATCGCCGACTCCGGGAGCGTCGGCCGGGCGGCGGTCGCGCTCGGGTTCACCCAGCCCGCCCTCAGCACGCAGTTGCGCCGTATCGAGCGACTGCTCGGCGAGGGACTGTTCGTGCGCAGCAGCGCGGGCGTGGAGCTGACCGCCTACGGAGCGGAGGTCGTGAGCCAGGCCCGCGAGATCCTGAGCCGGGCCGACGCGCTCGGGCGGCGGCCCGCGGGCGGTGCGCCCGCGGCGTCCGGCGCGCTCCGGCTCGGCGTCACCAACACGCCGGTGGTGCCGACGCTCCTGGACGCCCTCCGCGACGCCTGCCCGGACCTCGCGGTCTCCGTCAGCAGCGTGTACGCCACCGGCGAGCTCCTCGCGCTCCTGGAGGCCGGCGAGCTCGACGCCGCCCTGGGCATCGACTACCCCGGCCTTCCCGTGCGGCACTCCACCGCGCTGGCCCACCGCGCCGTCAACACCGTCCCGATCTTCGTCGCCATCCACGCCGGCCACCCGCTGGCGCACCGCGTCGAGGTCCCGCTGGAGGAGCTGTCGCAGGACACCTGGTTCGTCGCCTCCGACGACGGGGTGGGCTGGCCCGGCGCCTTCTACGACGCCTGCCGGGCCGCCGGTTTCACCCCGGCCGCCACGCACGAGTTCCACGTACTCGACCAGCTGCAGTCGATGATCGCCCGGGGGCTCGGGGTGACCGCCGTCCAGCCCACCGTGCGCCCCGCCGACGGGGTGCTGGTCAAGCCGCTGGCCGGAGACCCCCTGTGGCAGCGTCTGCTGCTCCTCTGGCGCCGCGACCGGGTCGCGCCACCGGTGGCCGAGGCCCTGCACCACCACGCCGTCCGCACCTACCGGACCCTGCTGGCGCAGGCCCCGCACCTGCAGAAGTGGGTGACGCGCGCCTACACGCCCGCGCACCCGCAGGCTGCCGTCCGGGCGGGCCGGGACCGGCCCCCCGCCGCGCGGCCCTCCGCCGACGGGCCCTCCGCCGACGGGCCCTCCGCCGACGGGGCGGCCGTCGCGCGGCCCGGCCCGAGCGGGGCCGAGGGGCCCGCCCCGCTCCGGGCGGACGGCGGGACTACTCGACGGTGA